One Bacillus sp. FJAT-52991 genomic region harbors:
- a CDS encoding sugar ABC transporter permease, producing MQVAKSSKIKLTKDHWKAYGLLIPSLIIFILFMFWPFIYTIYLSFFDWNMVKPTKEFVGLQNYKDVLSDPTTYKVFGNTFIYIVLLLIINLIVPYIFAFVLDVVLKRFNNFYKGAFFLPSVISLVVGSILFTWLLNPVSGPVAIILGWFGVEMPVWSKLDGWVIVVLSLITSWKVFGYNFIVLYASINGVSREVIEAARLDQVPLWKIFIHIVLPMSSATGIYVLIITIVQGLQYVFTPIKVITQGGPNYASSNAIYHAYHEAFVLYRTGHSAALSILTMAIFIILLILEFKFVERGIHYEN from the coding sequence ATGCAAGTTGCGAAATCTTCAAAAATCAAATTAACGAAAGACCATTGGAAAGCTTATGGCTTACTGATTCCTTCCTTAATTATTTTCATCTTATTTATGTTTTGGCCGTTTATATACACGATCTATTTGAGTTTTTTTGATTGGAATATGGTAAAGCCAACGAAGGAATTTGTCGGTCTTCAAAACTATAAGGATGTACTATCTGATCCTACTACATACAAAGTCTTTGGAAATACGTTCATTTATATTGTTTTGTTATTGATCATTAACTTAATTGTTCCGTACATTTTCGCTTTTGTTCTTGATGTCGTTTTAAAACGATTCAATAACTTTTACAAAGGGGCCTTCTTTTTACCTTCCGTCATTTCATTAGTGGTTGGATCTATCTTATTCACCTGGTTATTAAATCCGGTCTCAGGACCAGTAGCCATTATCCTTGGTTGGTTCGGCGTGGAGATGCCTGTTTGGAGCAAATTAGATGGTTGGGTCATCGTTGTATTAAGTTTAATCACTTCTTGGAAAGTATTCGGGTATAACTTTATCGTTCTCTACGCCTCCATCAATGGCGTTTCACGAGAAGTGATCGAAGCCGCCCGATTGGACCAAGTGCCTTTATGGAAAATATTTATTCATATCGTGTTACCGATGAGTAGCGCGACTGGAATCTATGTGCTGATCATCACGATTGTTCAAGGACTTCAATACGTATTCACACCGATTAAGGTGATCACACAAGGCGGGCCGAATTATGCTAGTTCTAATGCGATTTACCATGCCTATCATGAAGCCTTTGTCTTATATCGAACAGGACATTCCGCTGCCTTATCGATTTTAACAATGGCGATCTTTATTATTTTGCTTATTTTAGAATTCAAGTTTGTAGAAAGAGGTATCCATTATGAAAACTAA